In the Streptomyces sp. f51 genome, one interval contains:
- a CDS encoding DUF5994 family protein — protein MTLAPPPPPPPPLFSSSGVRLRLSPQPGQGHMPRRIDGVWWPRSDDLTSELPQLLGGLPSAWGQIGSVLVDAAVWAAFPGRLLVADQVVRLRRTTSRHAPSTVCLLAPGRGRWDLLVVPPSATEAEAGSLMEAGRAATGTS, from the coding sequence ATGACGCTCGCTCCCCCGCCCCCGCCCCCGCCCCCGCTCTTCTCGTCGTCCGGCGTCCGCCTGCGCCTCTCGCCCCAACCGGGACAGGGCCACATGCCCCGGCGCATCGACGGCGTCTGGTGGCCCCGCTCCGACGACCTGACATCCGAACTGCCCCAGCTGCTGGGCGGACTGCCGTCGGCCTGGGGACAGATCGGCAGCGTCCTGGTGGACGCCGCTGTCTGGGCCGCGTTCCCCGGGCGGCTGCTGGTCGCCGATCAGGTGGTGCGCCTGCGTCGTACGACCAGCCGGCACGCCCCCTCCACGGTCTGCCTGCTGGCGCCCGGACGCGGCCGATGGGACCTGCTGGTGGTACCGCCCTCGGCCACGGAGGCGGAGGCCGGGTCGCTCATGGAGGCGGGCCGCGCTGCGACGGGCACGTCCTGA
- a CDS encoding slipin family protein: protein MGVLITVLAVFAVAGLVLLALSVRNVQQYEKGVVFRFGRLLPDIRGPGLRVIRPIGDRMRKVSVQTEVLGIPPQGSITADNVTLTVDAVVYFKVIDPVKALVNVRDYPAAVSQIAQTSLRSVIGRADLDTLLSDRDHINAELKKVMDAPTEEPWGLRIERVEIKDIALPESMMRSMSKQAEAERERRARVIAADGEFEASQRLSDAAATMADTPGALQLRLLQTVVDVSAEKNSTLVMPFPVEMLRFFEHQSREADGATDGWITHRKIRRPAVSAAVKIPEPAAPEPAVPEPLVPAPAVPAPADVSAPRSLSGERVGSGGKRVGGRAEVAQERRDNWPAQTDAEEPPNG, encoded by the coding sequence ATGGGTGTTCTGATCACCGTGCTGGCGGTGTTCGCCGTGGCCGGGCTCGTCCTGCTCGCCCTCAGCGTGCGCAACGTCCAGCAGTACGAGAAGGGCGTGGTGTTCCGCTTCGGGCGGCTGCTGCCGGACATTCGCGGGCCGGGCCTGCGGGTCATCCGGCCGATCGGGGACCGGATGCGGAAGGTGTCCGTGCAGACCGAGGTCCTCGGTATCCCGCCGCAGGGGTCCATCACCGCCGACAATGTGACACTCACCGTCGACGCGGTCGTCTACTTCAAGGTCATCGATCCCGTCAAAGCCCTGGTGAACGTGCGCGACTACCCCGCGGCCGTCTCCCAGATCGCCCAGACCTCGCTCCGCTCGGTCATCGGCAGGGCCGACCTGGACACGCTGCTCTCCGACCGCGACCACATCAACGCGGAACTCAAGAAGGTGATGGACGCCCCCACCGAGGAGCCCTGGGGACTGCGCATCGAACGCGTGGAGATCAAGGACATCGCCCTTCCGGAGTCGATGATGCGCTCGATGTCCAAGCAGGCCGAGGCGGAGCGGGAACGCCGGGCCAGGGTCATCGCCGCCGACGGAGAGTTCGAGGCCTCCCAGCGGCTGAGCGACGCCGCCGCGACCATGGCCGACACCCCCGGAGCCCTCCAACTGCGCCTGCTCCAGACCGTGGTGGACGTCTCCGCCGAGAAGAACAGCACCCTCGTGATGCCGTTCCCCGTGGAGATGCTCCGCTTCTTCGAGCATCAGAGCCGGGAAGCCGACGGCGCGACCGACGGATGGATCACCCACCGGAAGATCCGGCGCCCCGCGGTGTCCGCGGCCGTCAAGATCCCCGAACCCGCCGCCCCCGAACCCGCCGTCCCCGAACCCCTCGTCCCGGCACCCGCCGTCCCGGCACCCGCAGACGTGAGCGCCCCTCGCTCCCTGAGCGGGGAACGGGTCGGCTCCGGAGGCAAGCGGGTCGGCGGCCGTGCGGAGGTGGCCCAGGAGCGACGGGACAACTGGCCGGCGCAGACGGACGCGGAGGAGCCGCCGAACGGCTGA
- a CDS encoding NADP-dependent oxidoreductase has translation MSTVNTMRAISQTVLGGPEVLEEVTLERPAPRPNEILVRVRAAGVNPTDWKHRATGGFLGEPPFVLGWDVSGVVEATGIGVAHFRPGDEVFGMLPYPFGHGSHAEYVTGPARAFTHKPAVIDHTQAAALPLVSLTAWQALTERAGVRPGQRVLIHAAAGGVGHVAVQIAKALGAYVIGTASAGKHDFLRSIGVDEPLDYTAVDFAETVRDVDVVLDTIGGETGLRSLRVLRPGGVVVSILPVGSDEFYAEAERLGVRAVRMLVDADRTGMEAVADLVEKGALRATVAETFPLADAAKAHALGDTGRTTGKLVLVVD, from the coding sequence ATGAGCACTGTGAACACCATGCGAGCCATCAGCCAGACCGTCCTCGGCGGTCCCGAGGTTCTTGAGGAAGTGACCCTGGAGCGGCCCGCGCCGCGACCGAACGAGATCCTGGTCCGGGTACGGGCCGCGGGCGTCAACCCGACCGACTGGAAGCACCGCGCGACCGGGGGGTTCCTCGGCGAGCCGCCCTTCGTCCTCGGGTGGGACGTCTCCGGAGTGGTCGAGGCGACCGGGATCGGCGTCGCCCACTTCCGGCCCGGGGACGAGGTCTTCGGGATGCTGCCCTACCCCTTCGGCCACGGCTCGCACGCCGAGTACGTGACCGGTCCGGCCCGCGCCTTCACCCACAAGCCGGCGGTGATCGACCACACGCAGGCCGCGGCCCTCCCGCTGGTCTCCCTCACCGCCTGGCAGGCACTGACCGAGCGGGCCGGCGTCCGGCCCGGACAGCGCGTACTGATCCACGCGGCGGCCGGCGGGGTCGGCCATGTGGCCGTCCAGATCGCCAAGGCCCTCGGCGCGTACGTGATCGGCACCGCGAGCGCGGGCAAGCACGACTTCCTGCGCTCCATCGGCGTCGACGAGCCGCTCGACTACACCGCCGTCGACTTCGCCGAGACCGTACGGGACGTCGATGTCGTCCTGGACACGATCGGCGGCGAGACCGGGCTGCGTTCGCTGCGCGTGCTGCGGCCCGGAGGCGTGGTCGTCTCGATCCTGCCCGTGGGGTCCGACGAGTTCTACGCGGAGGCCGAACGGCTCGGGGTGCGGGCGGTGCGCATGCTGGTGGACGCCGACCGTACGGGCATGGAGGCGGTCGCGGACCTGGTGGAGAAGGGCGCGCTGCGGGCCACGGTCGCCGAGACCTTCCCGCTGGCCGACGCCGCCAAGGCGCATGCCCTGGGCGACACGGGCCGCACCACGGGGAAGCTCGTCCTGGTGGTCGACTGA
- a CDS encoding anti-sigma factor antagonist (This anti-anti-sigma factor, or anti-sigma factor antagonist, belongs to a family that includes characterized members SpoIIAA, RsbV, RsfA, and RsfB.) translates to MTSDSAPRTRHLRIHHDRGHVVLELHGEIDLLAAAEITPLLDTLTSDPAPQVVIDLRCVEFFDCSGLRLLYRARRRVDDRGGRLHLLCTHPLTLRMVRLTGLSRLLPPSATLEEALNRPKAASDRS, encoded by the coding sequence GTGACGAGCGACTCCGCGCCGCGCACCAGGCATCTGCGGATCCACCACGACCGCGGTCATGTGGTACTTGAGCTGCACGGGGAGATCGACCTGCTCGCCGCGGCGGAGATCACCCCGCTCCTGGACACGCTGACGTCGGACCCCGCACCGCAGGTCGTGATCGACCTGCGGTGCGTCGAGTTCTTCGACTGCTCGGGCCTGCGGCTGCTCTACCGCGCCCGGCGCCGCGTCGACGACCGCGGCGGCCGGCTGCACCTGCTCTGCACCCATCCGCTGACCCTCCGCATGGTCCGGCTGACGGGACTCTCCCGGCTCCTGCCGCCCTCGGCCACCCTGGAGGAGGCGCTGAACCGCCCGAAGGCCGCCTCGGACCGGTCCTGA
- a CDS encoding TetR/AcrR family transcriptional regulator — MTPGTQSAAPDDPRAARTRAKLRQALLEECAEHPLEETGVAALVRRAGVGRATFYLHYADLEALAVDACADVVREAVEALHAWRGRPDPVSAPPALRAFFTGLAPHAGLYRALLSPGGGGPLGLVLHRDLRARSLAERTLAGAPDAPLVASAVAATFAGVLADWLHGLLEGTPDTVADEVWQLLVALHMSR, encoded by the coding sequence ATGACCCCCGGCACGCAGTCGGCGGCACCCGACGACCCGCGCGCCGCCCGGACCCGCGCGAAGCTGCGGCAGGCGCTGCTGGAGGAATGCGCCGAGCATCCGCTGGAGGAGACCGGTGTCGCCGCGCTGGTGCGGCGGGCCGGCGTCGGCCGGGCGACCTTCTATCTGCACTACGCCGACCTGGAGGCGCTGGCGGTCGACGCCTGCGCCGATGTCGTACGGGAGGCCGTGGAGGCGCTGCACGCCTGGCGCGGCCGGCCCGACCCGGTGTCCGCGCCCCCCGCGCTGCGGGCCTTCTTCACCGGGCTCGCCCCGCACGCCGGTCTCTACCGCGCGCTGCTGAGCCCGGGCGGCGGCGGCCCGCTGGGCCTGGTGCTGCACCGCGACCTGCGGGCCCGCAGCCTGGCCGAGCGCACGCTCGCCGGAGCACCGGACGCGCCCCTCGTGGCCTCCGCCGTGGCCGCCACCTTCGCGGGCGTCCTCGCGGACTGGCTGCACGGCCTGCTGGAGGGCACCCCGGACACCGTGGCGGACGAGGTCTGGCAGCTGCTCGTCGCCCTGCACATGAGCAGGTGA
- a CDS encoding DUF1304 domain-containing protein has translation METAASVLVGLVALLHVYILVLEMFLWQKKPGRGLHGLGAEMARETAPLAANQGLYNGFLAAGLVWGLIASDPTGHDAQVFFLCCVVVAGVYGSVTANRRILFAQALPGAIALAAVLLAG, from the coding sequence ATGGAGACGGCCGCGAGTGTGCTGGTGGGGCTTGTGGCCCTGTTGCACGTGTACATCCTGGTGCTGGAGATGTTCCTGTGGCAGAAGAAGCCCGGGCGCGGGCTGCACGGACTCGGCGCCGAGATGGCACGCGAGACCGCTCCGCTCGCCGCGAACCAGGGGCTCTACAACGGGTTCCTGGCCGCGGGCCTCGTGTGGGGGCTGATCGCGTCCGACCCGACTGGCCACGACGCGCAGGTCTTCTTCCTGTGCTGTGTCGTGGTCGCGGGGGTGTACGGATCGGTCACCGCGAACCGCCGCATCCTCTTCGCCCAGGCATTGCCGGGGGCGATCGCCCTCGCCGCCGTCCTGCTCGCCGGATGA
- a CDS encoding amidohydrolase, with protein sequence MHADLLFTGGPVFTPEGRTATAVAVTGDRITAVGDAEVHDLAGPRTEVVDLAGRLLLPGFQDAHVHPLPAGLELSRCDLTGARTAEDTLAAVRAYADAHPEREWITGGGWSMEAFAGGTPTKELLDAVVPDRPVYLPNRDHHGAWVNSRALELAGVTRDTPDPADGRFERDASGEPTGMLQEGAMQAVGRLTPPATSADRLAALLRAQRHLHALGITAWQDAIVGTFVGMEDPSEAYATAARDGSLTARVVGALWWDRARGAEQIPELVERRAALEHGRFRATSVKMMLDGVAENGTAALLDPYLDKCGCATSNRGKSFIDPSHLPAYVAELDALGFQCHFHALGDGAVRHALDAVEAARKANGPSDTRPHLAHLQVVHPDDVPRFAALGATANIQPLWAAHEPQMDELTIPFLGPERAAWQYPFGSLLRSGARLAAGSDWPVSSPDPLQGIHVAVNRVSPDEPGPVFLPGERLDLTAALTAYTAGTAYVNHLDDTGTLRPGALADLVVLDRDPFAAPPEAIKETGVAMTYVGGERVYTAPDA encoded by the coding sequence GATCTTCTCTTCACCGGCGGCCCGGTGTTCACCCCCGAGGGCCGGACCGCGACCGCGGTGGCCGTGACCGGCGACCGGATCACCGCCGTCGGCGACGCCGAGGTGCACGACCTGGCCGGTCCGCGGACCGAGGTCGTCGACCTGGCCGGGCGGCTCCTGCTGCCCGGGTTCCAGGACGCCCACGTCCACCCGCTCCCGGCGGGCCTTGAGCTCTCCCGGTGCGATCTCACGGGCGCGCGGACCGCCGAGGACACCCTGGCCGCCGTCCGCGCGTACGCCGACGCCCACCCCGAGCGGGAGTGGATCACCGGCGGCGGCTGGTCCATGGAGGCCTTCGCGGGCGGTACGCCGACCAAGGAGCTCCTGGACGCGGTCGTACCCGACCGGCCGGTGTATCTGCCCAACCGGGATCATCACGGTGCCTGGGTCAACAGCCGCGCGCTCGAACTCGCGGGTGTCACCCGGGACACGCCCGACCCCGCCGACGGGCGCTTCGAGCGGGACGCCTCGGGCGAACCCACGGGCATGCTCCAGGAAGGGGCGATGCAGGCGGTCGGCCGGCTCACTCCCCCGGCCACCTCGGCGGACCGGCTCGCCGCGCTGCTGCGTGCCCAGCGGCATCTGCACGCGCTGGGCATCACCGCCTGGCAGGACGCGATCGTCGGCACCTTCGTCGGCATGGAGGATCCGTCCGAGGCGTACGCGACGGCGGCCCGCGACGGTTCGCTGACCGCGCGGGTGGTCGGCGCCCTGTGGTGGGACCGCGCCCGGGGCGCCGAGCAGATCCCCGAACTCGTCGAGCGGCGCGCCGCGTTGGAGCACGGCAGATTCCGGGCGACCAGCGTCAAGATGATGCTGGACGGCGTCGCCGAGAACGGCACCGCCGCGCTGCTCGACCCCTATCTCGACAAGTGCGGCTGCGCCACGTCGAACCGGGGCAAGAGCTTCATCGATCCGTCTCATCTGCCTGCGTACGTGGCCGAGTTGGACGCGCTCGGCTTCCAGTGCCACTTCCACGCGCTCGGCGACGGCGCCGTACGTCACGCCCTGGACGCGGTGGAGGCGGCGCGGAAGGCGAACGGGCCGAGCGACACCCGTCCGCATCTGGCACATCTCCAGGTCGTGCACCCCGACGACGTTCCCCGCTTCGCGGCGCTCGGCGCCACGGCGAACATCCAGCCGCTGTGGGCCGCGCACGAACCACAGATGGACGAGCTGACCATCCCGTTCCTCGGGCCCGAACGCGCCGCCTGGCAGTACCCGTTCGGGTCGCTGCTGCGCTCCGGCGCGCGGCTGGCCGCGGGCAGCGACTGGCCGGTCAGCAGCCCCGACCCGCTCCAGGGCATCCATGTCGCGGTCAACCGGGTGAGCCCGGACGAGCCGGGGCCGGTGTTCCTTCCGGGCGAACGCCTGGACCTGACGGCCGCGTTGACGGCGTACACCGCGGGAACGGCGTACGTGAACCACCTCGACGACACCGGGACGCTGCGACCCGGCGCCCTCGCGGACCTCGTCGTCCTGGACCGCGACCCCTTCGCGGCACCACCGGAGGCGATCAAGGAGACGGGGGTGGCCATGACGTACGTCGGAGGAGAACGGGTGTACACGGCACCGGACGCCTGA
- a CDS encoding helix-turn-helix domain-containing protein — translation MEQRVERVERVVVLALDGVYPFELGMPSRILGAADGRYEVLTCTVDGGPVRTDADFSITVDHGPEVLRTADTVVIAAVTPARIAAALTDEVSAALALIRPGTRVVSICTGAFVLAAAGLLDGRRATTHWHVTDAFRRMFPRVDLDPDVLFVDDGDILTSAGAASGIDICLHIIRRDHGSELANKVARRCVVPPLREGGQAQFIEQPVPEPSTASTAATRDWALARLGDPLTLSDLAAHAGMSLRTFARRFNDEVGQSPGRWLIQQRVARARHLLEASDLPVDRIAGEVGFATGASLRQHLQATIGVSPQTYRRTFQTTR, via the coding sequence ATGGAGCAGCGGGTGGAGCGGGTGGAGCGGGTCGTGGTGCTGGCGCTCGACGGCGTCTATCCCTTCGAGCTGGGCATGCCGAGCCGGATCCTCGGCGCGGCGGACGGCCGCTACGAAGTGCTGACCTGCACCGTCGACGGCGGTCCTGTCCGCACCGACGCCGACTTCTCCATCACCGTCGACCACGGCCCCGAGGTCCTGCGCACCGCCGACACGGTGGTGATCGCGGCCGTCACCCCGGCCCGGATCGCCGCCGCCCTCACCGACGAGGTGTCCGCCGCGCTCGCGCTCATCCGCCCGGGCACCCGGGTCGTCTCCATCTGCACGGGCGCCTTCGTGCTGGCCGCCGCCGGACTGCTGGACGGACGGCGGGCCACGACCCACTGGCACGTGACCGACGCCTTCCGGCGCATGTTCCCGCGGGTCGACCTGGACCCGGACGTCCTGTTCGTGGACGACGGCGACATCCTGACCTCGGCCGGAGCCGCGTCCGGCATCGACATCTGCCTGCACATCATCCGCCGTGACCACGGCAGCGAGCTGGCCAACAAGGTGGCCAGGCGCTGTGTCGTGCCGCCCCTGCGGGAGGGCGGCCAGGCCCAGTTCATCGAGCAGCCCGTCCCGGAACCCTCGACGGCGAGCACCGCCGCCACCCGCGACTGGGCGCTGGCCCGCCTCGGTGACCCGCTGACCCTCAGCGACCTCGCCGCCCACGCCGGAATGAGCCTGCGCACCTTCGCCCGCCGCTTCAACGACGAGGTGGGGCAGAGCCCCGGCCGCTGGCTCATCCAGCAGCGGGTCGCCCGGGCCCGCCATCTGCTGGAGGCCAGCGATCTGCCGGTGGACCGGATCGCGGGCGAGGTCGGCTTCGCCACGGGCGCCTCGCTGCGCCAGCACCTCCAGGCGACGATCGGCGTCTCGCCGCAGACGTACCGCCGGACCTTCCAGACCACGCGCTGA